One part of the Desulfonema ishimotonii genome encodes these proteins:
- a CDS encoding right-handed parallel beta-helix repeat-containing protein has product MRFFIFFCIISAIFSGTAPRAVAKTYYVKSDGNDLADGTSDATAWKTLKQVNRYPFKTGDDLCFRCGDQWVGQKLKIDWSGTDADPVVIGAYYLKNGREIRESCGDKPTLDGKDTVPDDMYEGLIHTREHHHLVIENLRLMNSEGSGVAVYKSRDVTCRNMEVYRTFYAGILYKDCQDGVIEGCDVRHVSQVYAETRPYAARPANIELFRCDNMTIRKNLIRESWGEGIGVYWNCTRCTVEDNTLYASKMAGIYLDNAKYTHVRRNLVYGTADTAFHRSKGFMGPGLWTSDEPGRVAKYGSQSDNLFYQNLVANCSVGIYLSTSDSKSVLKNTDVFNNTIVACKTGILASGGPWENSRIRNNIIWNTGDGSTPFSAPRRTPGLTWHHNNWSADVRPPARGTDDVIGLPALRKDSGWRLLKGEDLTGAEFALRNTSPAIDSGIPLDAVFSSGPECGRSNWPAGNIRLADQNAQGNGWEIGADIHVVTPENARHLPEWSLPDPLKATPASVQTSFLSPGTRDGFDSDELHP; this is encoded by the coding sequence ATGAGGTTTTTTATTTTTTTCTGCATTATTTCCGCGATATTTTCAGGTACCGCCCCCCGGGCCGTTGCAAAAACCTACTACGTCAAATCCGACGGAAACGATCTGGCGGACGGAACCAGCGATGCAACGGCCTGGAAGACGCTGAAACAGGTGAACCGATATCCCTTCAAAACGGGCGATGACCTCTGTTTCAGATGCGGTGACCAATGGGTCGGGCAGAAGCTGAAAATCGACTGGTCCGGCACAGATGCAGACCCGGTCGTTATCGGCGCGTATTACCTGAAAAACGGCAGGGAAATCCGGGAATCGTGTGGCGATAAACCGACCCTCGACGGAAAGGACACCGTCCCCGATGACATGTATGAAGGCCTGATCCACACACGGGAACACCATCATCTCGTTATTGAAAACCTCAGACTGATGAACTCCGAGGGCAGCGGGGTGGCGGTATATAAAAGCAGAGATGTCACATGCCGGAATATGGAGGTTTACCGGACTTTTTATGCCGGAATCCTGTACAAGGACTGCCAGGACGGGGTGATCGAAGGGTGCGATGTGCGTCATGTCAGCCAGGTTTATGCGGAAACCCGCCCGTATGCGGCCCGCCCCGCCAATATCGAACTCTTCCGGTGTGACAATATGACCATCCGGAAAAACCTGATCCGGGAGAGCTGGGGAGAGGGTATCGGCGTTTACTGGAACTGCACCCGGTGTACGGTTGAGGACAACACCCTCTATGCCAGCAAAATGGCCGGTATTTACCTGGACAATGCCAAATATACCCACGTCCGGCGAAATCTCGTCTACGGCACAGCCGATACGGCCTTTCACAGGAGTAAGGGGTTCATGGGGCCGGGACTCTGGACCAGTGACGAACCGGGTCGGGTTGCCAAATACGGGAGTCAGAGCGATAATCTCTTCTACCAGAACCTTGTTGCCAACTGCTCGGTCGGCATTTACCTCAGCACCAGTGACAGCAAATCGGTGCTGAAAAACACAGATGTCTTCAACAACACCATAGTGGCATGTAAAACCGGCATTCTTGCATCCGGCGGTCCCTGGGAAAATTCCCGCATCCGCAATAATATCATATGGAACACGGGCGATGGCAGCACGCCGTTCAGTGCGCCACGCCGCACCCCCGGCCTGACGTGGCACCATAACAACTGGTCTGCCGACGTAAGGCCTCCCGCCAGAGGAACTGATGATGTTATCGGCCTGCCTGCACTTCGGAAAGACAGCGGATGGCGTCTTCTGAAGGGAGAGGATCTGACCGGAGCCGAATTCGCGTTACGGAACACCTCTCCGGCCATAGATTCGGGAATCCCGCTTGATGCGGTGTTCAGCAGCGGGCCGGAGTGTGGCCGGAGCAACTGGCCCGCCGGAAATATCCGGCTTGCGGACCAGAACGCCCAGGGAAACGGATGGGAGATCGGGGCCGATATTCATGTGGTTACGCCGGAAAATGCCCGGCATCTTCCGGAGTGGTCTTTGCCCGACCCTCTGAAGGCCACGCCTGCCAGCGTCCAAACCTCTTTTTTATCACCCGGAACCAGAGACGGTTTCGACTCAGATGAACTCCATCCATAG
- a CDS encoding radical SAM protein codes for MEGCLIVTYRCNARCYMCHTWQHPSRKAEEFTAGLIEKIPANLKFINITGGEPFIRSDLEEIVGAALEKTRRLVISTNGYFTDRMIRLAERYGNRVGFRISIEGLPAANDEMRGIRDGFDHALRALVTLCDMGIRDIGFGITVSDRNAGDMIELWRLADAMGVEFATAVTHNSYYFHKDDNRFEDPERIAGEFERIAARLLATAKPKNWFRAWFNMGLANKVRGGARPLPCEVGTDVFFLDPFGNLMPCNGSDRPMVMGNLNEKAFDEIWHSPQADAVRAQVKKCDKQCWMIGSASPAMKKRIGVPVRWIVKNKIRQMRQKDGEFCPDSVACLPVPGKDSIRCSAR; via the coding sequence ATGGAAGGATGTCTGATCGTGACCTACCGGTGTAACGCCAGATGCTATATGTGCCATACATGGCAGCATCCGAGCCGGAAAGCGGAAGAGTTTACCGCCGGACTGATTGAAAAGATCCCCGCGAATCTGAAATTTATCAATATCACGGGCGGAGAGCCTTTTATCCGCAGCGACCTGGAGGAAATCGTGGGGGCGGCCCTTGAAAAGACCCGGCGGCTGGTCATCAGTACCAACGGGTATTTCACGGACCGGATGATCCGGCTGGCCGAACGCTATGGAAACCGGGTGGGATTCCGCATCTCCATTGAGGGGCTGCCTGCGGCCAACGATGAAATGCGCGGGATCAGAGACGGATTTGACCACGCCCTGCGCGCTCTGGTGACGCTCTGCGATATGGGGATCCGGGATATCGGATTCGGTATTACCGTATCGGACCGGAACGCCGGAGATATGATCGAACTCTGGCGTCTGGCGGATGCCATGGGGGTGGAGTTTGCCACGGCGGTCACTCACAATTCGTATTATTTTCACAAAGACGATAACCGGTTTGAAGACCCGGAGAGGATCGCCGGTGAATTTGAGAGGATTGCGGCCAGACTGCTGGCGACCGCCAAACCCAAAAACTGGTTCCGGGCCTGGTTCAACATGGGCCTGGCCAACAAGGTCCGGGGCGGGGCCAGGCCCCTGCCCTGCGAGGTCGGAACGGATGTCTTTTTCCTGGACCCCTTCGGCAACCTGATGCCCTGTAACGGCTCTGACCGGCCCATGGTCATGGGCAATCTCAACGAAAAGGCCTTTGACGAAATCTGGCACAGCCCGCAGGCGGATGCGGTCAGAGCGCAGGTGAAAAAGTGTGATAAACAGTGCTGGATGATCGGTTCCGCGTCTCCGGCCATGAAAAAACGGATAGGGGTTCCGGTGCGCTGGATTGTAAAAAACAAAATACGGCAGATGCGTCAGAAAGACGGGGAGTTTTGTCCCGATTCTGTGGCATGCCTGCCTGTGCCGGGAAAAGATTCAATCCGGTGTTCAGCGCGATGA
- a CDS encoding glycosyltransferase family 4 protein, whose product MKILFANKFFFLNGGSERVFFQEREYLLKKGHEVVDFSMDHPDNLASPFSDYFVSNADYRKRQSGSRFRRFFGLCGAGVRFIRNREALEKLRALIEKEKPDIAHLHNIYHQLTPAIIPLLKRAGIPVVLTLHDYKLICPAYLMIHNDAICNECQGRYFWKATTRKCQENSRAKSLLLSLEAYWHRWAGSYGAVDRFLSPSRFQARLMARYRVDPEKIRVMPNGIETDRFSPSETDRGYALYFGRISPEKGIEVLLDAHARMVAEAGNGKSMVLKVLGDGPLAETARRRYPHVQFPGYQTGEALKKLIREAAFVVVPSQCNENCSMSVLEAMACGKPVIASAVGGLPEQIEDRQTGLLFPMGDAEALKERMTFLAANPTLRYEMGRAARMKLEASYAFEAHGQQLIRMYRELTANKLTQSEVNYGRMSDRDLPV is encoded by the coding sequence ATGAAGATCCTGTTTGCCAATAAATTTTTCTTTTTAAATGGCGGCTCCGAGCGGGTCTTTTTTCAGGAGCGGGAATACCTGCTGAAAAAAGGGCATGAGGTTGTCGATTTCTCAATGGACCACCCGGACAATCTGGCATCTCCCTTCTCCGATTATTTTGTCTCCAATGCGGACTACCGGAAACGGCAGAGCGGCAGCCGCTTCAGGCGTTTTTTCGGTCTGTGCGGAGCCGGTGTCCGTTTTATCCGCAACCGCGAGGCCCTGGAAAAACTCCGGGCGCTGATTGAAAAAGAGAAACCGGATATCGCCCATCTCCATAATATCTACCACCAGCTGACCCCGGCCATTATCCCGCTGCTGAAACGGGCGGGCATCCCGGTGGTGCTGACCCTTCACGACTACAAACTGATCTGCCCCGCCTATCTGATGATTCACAATGACGCCATCTGCAATGAATGTCAGGGCCGCTATTTCTGGAAGGCGACCACCCGGAAGTGTCAGGAAAACTCACGGGCAAAAAGCCTGCTGCTCTCCCTTGAGGCCTACTGGCACAGGTGGGCCGGGAGCTACGGGGCGGTGGACCGTTTCCTGTCACCCAGCCGGTTTCAGGCCCGGCTGATGGCCCGGTACCGGGTGGACCCGGAAAAGATCCGGGTGATGCCCAACGGCATTGAAACGGACCGGTTTTCGCCCTCGGAGACCGACCGGGGATACGCCCTCTACTTCGGGCGCATCTCTCCTGAAAAGGGCATTGAGGTACTTCTGGATGCCCACGCCCGCATGGTGGCGGAGGCGGGAAACGGGAAGTCGATGGTGCTGAAGGTGCTGGGGGACGGGCCGCTGGCAGAGACGGCAAGACGCCGGTATCCCCATGTGCAGTTTCCGGGGTATCAGACCGGTGAGGCGCTGAAGAAACTGATCCGTGAGGCCGCCTTTGTGGTGGTTCCCTCCCAGTGCAATGAAAACTGTTCCATGTCGGTGCTGGAGGCAATGGCCTGCGGCAAACCGGTCATTGCCTCGGCGGTCGGGGGGCTGCCGGAACAGATCGAGGACCGGCAGACCGGATTGCTTTTTCCCATGGGAGACGCGGAGGCGTTGAAAGAGAGGATGACGTTTCTGGCGGCCAACCCGACCCTGAGATATGAGATGGGGAGGGCTGCCCGGATGAAACTGGAGGCGTCATATGCGTTTGAGGCCCACGGACAGCAGCTGATCCGCATGTACCGGGAACTGACTGCAAACAAACTGACCCAATCGGAGGTGAACTATGGAAGGATGTCTGATCGTGACCTACCGGTGTAA